In one Nocardioides sp. NBC_00368 genomic region, the following are encoded:
- the ggt gene encoding gamma-glutamyltransferase produces MLGRRSAVVATLTGGALALATLVPYAGATAAPDDRLVPPPKVPTAVGYGGAVASVDADASRIGLEVLRKGGNATDAAIATAAALGVTEPYSAGIGGGGFFVHYSARTGEVETIDGREKAPAAMPHDAFIDPETGKEYPFFPDMVTSGASVGVPGTPLTWDKALRKWGTRSLAQSLEPAARLARRGFVVDQTFRQQTVDNAERFAAIDSTAELFLPGGSAPEVGSRFRNPDIAATYDLIGRKGVKAFYRGPLAAEIAATVAEPPKTDDTDLPVPPGWVTAEDLAAYTAPDREPTHSTYRDLDVYGMAPPSSGGTTVGEALNILERYELAGMSATEAYHHLIESSAIAFADRGAYLGDPDHVDVPVDALLDDTFAAERACGIDPAAARPKPVAAGNADDYDGVCDDPAGAGVTARDTENLETTNLTVVDRWGNVVEYTLTIEQTGGSGITVPGRGFILNNELTDFSTTYRPDDPNRIEPGKRPRSSMSPTIVLSDGRPLLAVGSPGGSTIITTVLQILVERFARGRTLPEAMAAPRVSQRNAANTGAEPAFIEAYGGPLTSLGHRFASTAEIGAATAIEIGPDGLLTSTAEPWRRGGGSALVVSPAP; encoded by the coding sequence ATGCTCGGACGCCGCTCTGCAGTTGTTGCCACGTTGACCGGAGGCGCGCTCGCCCTGGCCACCCTGGTCCCGTACGCAGGGGCCACCGCCGCCCCCGACGACCGGCTCGTGCCGCCACCGAAGGTGCCCACCGCGGTGGGCTACGGCGGCGCGGTGGCGAGCGTCGACGCCGATGCGAGCCGGATCGGGCTCGAGGTGCTGCGCAAGGGCGGCAACGCGACCGACGCGGCGATCGCGACGGCCGCAGCGCTCGGGGTCACCGAGCCCTACTCGGCCGGTATCGGCGGTGGTGGCTTCTTCGTGCACTATTCCGCGCGCACCGGTGAGGTCGAGACGATCGACGGACGGGAGAAGGCGCCGGCAGCGATGCCGCACGACGCGTTCATCGATCCGGAGACCGGCAAGGAGTATCCGTTCTTCCCGGACATGGTCACCAGCGGCGCCTCGGTCGGCGTCCCCGGCACCCCGCTGACCTGGGACAAGGCGCTGAGGAAGTGGGGCACCCGCTCGCTCGCCCAGTCGCTCGAACCGGCCGCGCGGCTGGCTCGCCGAGGCTTCGTCGTCGACCAGACCTTCCGCCAGCAGACCGTCGACAACGCGGAACGTTTCGCGGCGATCGATTCCACCGCGGAGCTGTTCCTTCCCGGAGGGTCCGCGCCCGAGGTCGGCAGCCGGTTCCGCAACCCCGACATCGCCGCGACCTACGACCTGATCGGACGCAAGGGCGTGAAGGCCTTCTACCGCGGCCCGCTGGCGGCCGAGATCGCTGCGACCGTGGCCGAGCCGCCGAAGACCGACGACACCGACCTGCCGGTCCCGCCGGGCTGGGTCACCGCCGAGGACCTCGCCGCCTACACCGCCCCCGACCGAGAGCCGACCCACTCGACCTACCGGGACCTGGACGTCTACGGGATGGCGCCGCCGTCCTCCGGTGGCACGACGGTGGGGGAGGCGCTCAACATCCTGGAGCGCTACGAGCTGGCCGGGATGAGCGCTACTGAGGCCTACCACCACCTGATCGAGTCGAGCGCGATCGCCTTCGCCGACCGTGGCGCCTACCTGGGCGACCCCGACCACGTCGACGTGCCCGTCGACGCCCTCCTCGACGACACCTTCGCGGCCGAGCGGGCCTGCGGGATCGATCCAGCGGCCGCTAGGCCGAAGCCGGTGGCCGCCGGGAACGCCGACGACTACGACGGCGTCTGCGACGATCCGGCCGGCGCCGGGGTGACCGCCAGGGACACCGAGAACCTGGAGACCACCAACCTGACCGTGGTCGACCGGTGGGGCAATGTCGTCGAGTACACCCTGACCATCGAGCAGACCGGAGGGTCCGGCATCACCGTGCCCGGTCGCGGCTTCATCCTCAACAACGAGCTGACCGACTTCTCGACCACCTACCGGCCCGACGATCCCAACCGGATCGAGCCCGGCAAGCGACCCCGCAGCTCGATGTCGCCGACGATCGTCCTCTCCGACGGGCGCCCCCTGCTCGCGGTCGGCTCGCCCGGAGGCTCGACGATCATCACCACCGTGCTCCAGATCCTCGTCGAGCGGTTCGCCCGCGGCCGGACCCTGCCCGAGGCGATGGCGGCGCCGCGGGTCTCCCAGCGCAACGCCGCGAACACCGGGGCCGAGCCGGCGTTCATCGAGGCGTACGGAGGGCCGTTGACGTCGCTGGGACACCGGTTCGCCTCCACGGCAGAGATCGGCGCGGCCACCGCGATCGAGATCGGCCCGGACGGGCTGCTGACCTCGACGGCGGAACCCTGGCGTCGAGGGGGTGGGTCGGCGCTGGTGGTCAGCCCGGCGCCCTAG
- a CDS encoding NAD(P)H-dependent glycerol-3-phosphate dehydrogenase: protein MSERQGGKVAVFGAGSWGTAFSVILADAGNDVTMWARREEVAAAINDTHENPDYHPGTELPRNISATHDIEKAAYGADLVVLAAPSQTLRANLTDWAPFLPKDVPLVSLMKGVELGTLERMSEVIAHVTGAGPERIAVVSGPNLSKEIIRREPAAGVVACADEEVAKAIQARVHSPAFRPYTSTDVVGCEIGGAYKNVVAISTGMAAGMGFGDNTQASLITRGLAETARLAMKLGANPMTLMGLAGLGDLAATCSSPLSRNRTFGEKLGKGMTTADILASSHQVAEGAKSSHSLRELAAKVGVDVPLAQYVDDVVSGAKTVSEIMDEMLERPTKAETE from the coding sequence GTGAGCGAGCGTCAGGGTGGCAAGGTAGCGGTCTTCGGAGCGGGCTCGTGGGGCACCGCGTTCTCGGTGATCCTCGCTGACGCGGGCAACGACGTGACGATGTGGGCGCGCCGCGAGGAGGTCGCGGCGGCGATCAACGACACCCACGAGAACCCCGACTACCACCCGGGCACCGAGCTGCCCCGCAACATCAGCGCGACCCACGACATCGAGAAGGCGGCGTACGGAGCCGACCTGGTCGTCCTGGCCGCGCCGTCGCAGACGCTGCGCGCCAACCTCACCGACTGGGCGCCGTTCCTGCCCAAGGACGTGCCCCTGGTCTCTCTGATGAAGGGCGTCGAGCTCGGCACCCTGGAGCGGATGAGCGAGGTCATCGCCCATGTCACCGGCGCCGGGCCGGAGCGGATCGCGGTGGTCAGCGGTCCCAACCTGTCCAAGGAGATCATCCGTCGTGAGCCTGCCGCCGGGGTCGTGGCGTGCGCCGACGAGGAGGTCGCCAAGGCGATCCAGGCCCGCGTGCACTCGCCCGCGTTCCGCCCCTACACCTCGACCGACGTCGTCGGGTGCGAGATCGGCGGCGCCTACAAGAACGTGGTCGCCATCTCCACCGGGATGGCCGCGGGCATGGGGTTCGGCGACAACACCCAGGCCTCGCTGATCACCCGCGGCCTCGCCGAGACCGCGCGACTGGCGATGAAGCTGGGCGCCAACCCGATGACCCTGATGGGTCTGGCCGGACTGGGTGACCTGGCCGCGACCTGCTCCTCGCCGCTCTCGCGCAACCGTACGTTCGGGGAGAAGCTCGGCAAGGGCATGACCACCGCCGACATCCTCGCCTCCAGCCATCAGGTCGCCGAGGGCGCCAAGTCGTCGCACTCGCTGCGCGAGCTGGCGGCGAAGGTCGGCGTGGACGTGCCGCTGGCGCAGTACGTCGACGACGTCGTCTCCGGCGCCAAGACGGTCAGCGAGATCATGGACGAGATGCTCGAGCGGCCGACGAAGGCGGAGACCGAGTAG
- a CDS encoding lysophospholipid acyltransferase family protein, which translates to MGKYRKFQEGRIGWPWVVAVGIVKPVLLATTKHQWDGGEKIPESGGAVFALNHVSEIDPFTAAHIVWDYGRRPSYLAKAALFKGPLGRFLRAARQIPVDRTAGASAFDAAVKAVNEGSIVVVYVEGSITKDPTGWPMRGKSGAARIALATGAPVYPVGQWGAQELLPAYSLKPHLIGRKMIQMKIGDPVDLKDLEVQEHTAAVVNQATDRIMKAIVGLVADIRQEEPPSELFDPKKAGVNATGNPDKKRNTK; encoded by the coding sequence GTGGGAAAGTACCGGAAGTTCCAGGAGGGCAGGATCGGCTGGCCGTGGGTCGTGGCCGTCGGCATCGTGAAGCCCGTCCTTCTTGCCACCACCAAGCACCAGTGGGACGGCGGCGAGAAGATCCCGGAGAGCGGGGGAGCGGTGTTCGCGCTCAACCATGTCTCCGAGATCGACCCGTTCACCGCCGCACACATCGTGTGGGACTACGGTCGTAGGCCCAGCTACCTGGCCAAGGCCGCGCTGTTCAAGGGTCCGTTGGGCAGGTTCCTGCGGGCGGCCCGCCAGATCCCGGTGGACCGGACGGCCGGTGCGTCGGCGTTCGACGCGGCCGTGAAAGCGGTGAACGAGGGCAGCATCGTGGTCGTCTACGTGGAGGGCTCGATCACCAAGGACCCGACCGGCTGGCCGATGCGCGGCAAGTCCGGCGCGGCCCGGATCGCGCTCGCGACCGGTGCCCCGGTCTACCCGGTGGGACAGTGGGGAGCCCAGGAGCTGCTTCCGGCGTACTCTCTCAAGCCGCACCTGATCGGCCGCAAGATGATTCAGATGAAGATCGGTGACCCGGTCGACCTGAAGGATCTCGAGGTCCAGGAGCACACTGCCGCGGTCGTGAACCAGGCGACCGACCGGATCATGAAGGCGATCGTCGGCCTGGTGGCCGACATCCGGCAGGAGGAGCCGCCCAGCGAGCTCTTCGACCCGAAGAAGGCCGGTGTGAACGCGACCGGCAACCCCGACAAGAAGAGGAACACCAAGTGA
- the cofC gene encoding 2-phospho-L-lactate guanylyltransferase, protein MPAPAPGYVVLLPVKPPARGKSRLVGIESHERADLARSFALDTAESCLAASGVGAVLVITDDSYFAADVARLGAAVIPDGVSGDLNETLVQGAREARRRWPELRPAALCGDLPALRSADLDAALTAASGFTAAYVEDAAGGGTTLYTAPHDRFQPAFGPGSAAAHRDGGAHPLEGDLHSLRHDVDTLEDLEAVRRLGLGPRTALASVRVASLG, encoded by the coding sequence GTGCCTGCACCTGCACCCGGTTACGTCGTCCTGCTGCCCGTCAAGCCTCCGGCGCGCGGCAAGTCCCGGCTGGTCGGCATCGAGTCGCACGAACGCGCCGATCTGGCTCGCTCGTTCGCCCTCGACACCGCCGAGTCGTGCCTGGCCGCCTCCGGCGTCGGTGCCGTCCTGGTGATCACCGACGACTCCTACTTCGCAGCCGACGTCGCTCGCCTCGGTGCCGCCGTCATCCCCGACGGGGTCAGCGGAGACCTCAACGAGACCCTTGTGCAGGGCGCACGTGAAGCCAGGCGCCGCTGGCCGGAGCTTCGCCCCGCGGCCCTGTGCGGCGACCTGCCCGCACTCCGCTCCGCCGACCTGGACGCGGCGCTGACCGCCGCGAGCGGGTTCACGGCTGCGTACGTCGAGGACGCGGCGGGCGGGGGGACCACGCTCTACACCGCACCCCACGACCGCTTCCAGCCCGCCTTCGGGCCCGGGTCCGCCGCCGCCCATCGAGACGGCGGGGCCCATCCGCTGGAGGGCGACCTGCACTCGCTGCGCCACGACGTCGACACCCTCGAGGACCTCGAGGCCGTACGCAGGCTGGGGCTCGGGCCGCGTACGGCCCTGGCTTCGGTGCGGGTCGCGAGTCTCGGCTAG
- a CDS encoding trans-sulfuration enzyme family protein — protein sequence MDHKPATIAVHAGRPAHEPDQPLNVPITMASTYVAGGDKEYGRYTNDAWVAFEEALGRLEGGRALSFASGLAAVATLLDLVNDSVVVATEQSYLGTIGQLADLEARGRLTARLTDFSDTARVVKLLERLDGEVALVWVETPTNPGMQLADLPAVIAAAHKAGARVVVDNTFATPLIQQPLALGADIVIHSATKFIAGHSDVVMGAVVVSDDALWDVLKARRDLLGAIPGPFEAWLALRGLRTLHLRVERSAANAATLAERLGAHPAVAEVRYPGFGGMLAAVLPTAEQADLLTHSTSLWVHATSLGGVESTFERRRRWKTESSTVPEGLVRMSVGIEDVDDLWDDLAQALERLGG from the coding sequence ATGGATCACAAGCCCGCCACGATCGCCGTCCACGCCGGGCGGCCGGCCCACGAGCCCGACCAGCCGCTCAACGTACCGATCACGATGGCCTCGACCTATGTGGCCGGCGGCGACAAGGAGTACGGGCGCTACACCAACGACGCGTGGGTGGCCTTCGAGGAAGCGCTCGGGAGGCTCGAGGGCGGGCGAGCGCTGTCGTTCGCATCCGGGCTCGCGGCGGTCGCGACGCTGCTGGACCTGGTCAACGACTCGGTCGTGGTGGCCACCGAGCAGAGCTATCTGGGGACGATCGGCCAGCTGGCCGACCTTGAGGCCCGCGGCCGGCTGACCGCTCGTCTCACCGACTTCTCCGACACCGCGAGGGTCGTGAAGCTGCTCGAGCGGCTCGACGGCGAGGTCGCGCTGGTCTGGGTCGAGACGCCGACCAACCCGGGGATGCAGCTCGCCGACCTGCCGGCCGTCATCGCCGCCGCGCACAAGGCCGGAGCCCGCGTGGTGGTCGACAACACCTTCGCCACTCCCCTGATCCAGCAGCCGCTCGCCCTCGGCGCGGACATCGTCATCCACTCGGCCACCAAGTTCATCGCCGGTCACTCCGATGTCGTGATGGGCGCGGTCGTGGTCTCCGACGACGCGCTGTGGGACGTACTCAAGGCCCGTCGCGACCTCCTCGGCGCGATCCCCGGCCCGTTCGAGGCCTGGCTGGCGCTTCGCGGCCTTCGTACGCTGCACCTGCGCGTCGAGCGCTCCGCCGCCAACGCGGCGACCCTGGCCGAGCGGCTGGGGGCGCACCCGGCCGTCGCGGAGGTCCGCTATCCGGGGTTCGGTGGGATGCTGGCGGCCGTCCTCCCGACCGCGGAGCAGGCCGACCTCCTCACCCACTCCACCTCGCTGTGGGTCCACGCGACCTCGCTCGGCGGCGTCGAGTCCACGTTCGAGCGCCGTCGACGCTGGAAGACCGAGTCGTCGACGGTGCCCGAGGGGCTGGTGCGGATGTCGGTCGGGATCGAGGACGTCGACGACCTCTGGGACGACCTCGCCCAGGCGCTGGAGCGCCTCGGAGGCTAG
- a CDS encoding UDP-N-acetylmuramoyl-tripeptide--D-alanyl-D-alanine ligase yields MWIVLVTSALTLVSYYRWLRVAQREHYEPTRLFAIEWIWIKARPVEAILLGAVVVVCLASFVLPYGALVGALLFLGWPVGMSFTGAKRLVWTDRVKRLAGVLLGLHAVVTVLIVLFAPVAAGLLPILAVPLAEAALAIMWPVEKAMAKKWQVQAAATIKKVSPKIVAITGSYGKTSTKNYATHLMQGRWSTLASPASFNNAMGLSRAVNDRLQPGTDIFVAEMGTYGPGEIAELTEIFPPEVAAITTIGEAHLERMKSRETIVKAKSEILPKASTVVLNIDVPELALIAENLRASKRVIACSAVPGTAAEVVVADGNLTIGNETYAVELPDEVGHPINVAIAVGLALAVDVPIETITQRLSSIPGTPHRAEANRTPGGVWVVDDTFNSNPTGAAAALAKAKRLAGESGTVWTITPGMVELGTEQAARNIEFAQAATASDKMQLCIVGRTNRKALRAGDPARTTAFDSRKAAADHALTAAKEGDVVLYENDLPDHYA; encoded by the coding sequence ATGTGGATCGTCCTGGTCACCTCCGCGCTGACCCTGGTCTCGTACTACCGCTGGCTGCGGGTCGCTCAGCGTGAGCACTACGAGCCGACCCGGCTGTTCGCGATCGAGTGGATCTGGATCAAGGCCCGCCCGGTCGAAGCGATCCTGCTCGGTGCGGTCGTCGTGGTCTGCCTGGCGTCGTTCGTGCTGCCCTACGGTGCGCTCGTGGGCGCGCTGCTGTTCCTCGGCTGGCCCGTGGGCATGTCGTTCACCGGCGCGAAGCGGCTCGTCTGGACCGACCGCGTCAAGCGTCTGGCCGGTGTGCTCCTCGGGCTGCATGCCGTCGTCACCGTCCTGATCGTGCTGTTCGCTCCGGTCGCCGCCGGCCTGCTCCCGATCCTCGCGGTCCCGCTGGCCGAGGCGGCCCTGGCGATCATGTGGCCGGTCGAGAAGGCGATGGCGAAGAAGTGGCAGGTGCAGGCCGCCGCCACGATCAAGAAGGTCAGCCCGAAGATCGTCGCGATCACCGGCTCCTACGGCAAGACCTCCACCAAGAACTACGCCACTCACCTGATGCAGGGCCGCTGGTCGACGCTGGCCTCGCCGGCGAGCTTCAACAACGCGATGGGCCTCTCCCGCGCGGTCAACGACCGCCTCCAGCCCGGCACCGACATCTTCGTGGCCGAGATGGGCACCTACGGTCCCGGTGAGATCGCCGAGCTGACCGAGATCTTCCCGCCCGAGGTCGCCGCGATCACCACGATCGGCGAGGCCCACCTGGAGCGGATGAAGTCCCGCGAGACGATCGTGAAGGCCAAGTCGGAGATCCTTCCGAAGGCCTCGACCGTGGTGCTGAACATCGACGTACCCGAGCTCGCCCTCATCGCCGAGAACCTCCGCGCCAGCAAGCGCGTGATCGCCTGCTCCGCGGTGCCGGGCACCGCCGCCGAGGTCGTGGTGGCCGACGGCAACCTGACGATCGGCAACGAGACGTACGCCGTGGAGCTGCCCGACGAGGTCGGCCACCCGATCAACGTCGCGATCGCCGTCGGCCTCGCTCTCGCGGTCGACGTCCCGATCGAGACGATCACCCAGCGGCTCTCCTCGATCCCGGGTACGCCCCACCGTGCCGAGGCCAACCGGACCCCGGGTGGCGTGTGGGTCGTCGACGACACCTTCAACTCCAACCCGACAGGCGCCGCGGCCGCGCTCGCGAAGGCGAAGCGGCTGGCGGGGGAGTCGGGCACGGTGTGGACCATCACGCCCGGTATGGTCGAGCTGGGCACCGAGCAGGCCGCGCGCAACATCGAGTTCGCGCAGGCTGCCACGGCCTCCGACAAGATGCAGCTGTGCATCGTCGGTCGCACCAACCGAAAAGCGCTGCGGGCGGGGGACCCCGCGCGAACCACTGCGTTCGACAGCCGCAAGGCGGCGGCGGATCATGCTCTGACCGCGGCCAAGGAGGGCGACGTGGTGCTGTACGAGAACGACCTCCCCGATCACTACGCGTAG
- a CDS encoding alpha/beta fold hydrolase, translated as MLTTLLDGRAFGEKHGKDAATVVALHGWARNRSDWGSTLEGLDALALDQPGFGATPAPDEVWGSEDYAAWLAQILESLDRPVLVGHSFGGRVAVQLAASRPELVRGVILTGVPLFRPKTGGKPKLAYRIGRWLHSKGLIPESRMEALREKYGSTDYRNAKGIIRDIFVKVVNESYAEQLAAIPKDLPVRLIWGENDTAAPVWMPGEAMEILGDNATLEIVPGSAHLLDAGLVKSLRGAIDELRTN; from the coding sequence GTGTTGACGACCCTGCTGGATGGACGTGCCTTCGGTGAGAAGCACGGCAAGGATGCTGCCACCGTCGTGGCCCTGCACGGCTGGGCCCGCAACCGCAGCGACTGGGGATCGACGCTCGAGGGCCTGGACGCGCTCGCGCTCGACCAGCCCGGATTCGGCGCCACGCCGGCTCCGGACGAGGTCTGGGGGTCCGAGGACTACGCCGCATGGCTGGCCCAGATCCTCGAGAGCCTCGACCGTCCGGTGCTCGTCGGTCACAGCTTCGGCGGCCGGGTGGCCGTCCAGCTCGCCGCAAGCCGTCCGGAGCTGGTCCGTGGCGTCATCCTCACCGGGGTGCCGTTGTTCCGCCCGAAGACCGGTGGCAAGCCCAAGCTCGCCTACCGGATCGGCCGCTGGCTCCACTCCAAGGGGTTGATCCCCGAGTCCAGGATGGAAGCGCTGCGCGAGAAGTACGGCTCGACCGACTACCGCAACGCCAAGGGCATCATCCGCGACATCTTCGTGAAGGTCGTCAACGAGTCCTACGCCGAGCAGTTGGCAGCCATCCCGAAGGACCTCCCGGTCCGGCTGATCTGGGGCGAGAACGACACCGCCGCCCCGGTCTGGATGCCCGGTGAGGCGATGGAGATCCTGGGGGACAACGCGACCCTGGAGATCGTCCCGGGCTCCGCACACCTGCTCGACGCCGGGCTGGTCAAGAGCCTTCGAGGCGCCATCGACGAACTTCGTACGAACTGA
- a CDS encoding glycosyl hydrolase family 18 protein has product MHVALPPRRSRRIAGLLIGALAGALALTGTLALTSSPSSASLKAAAAEPTAINGYRNVGYFVQWGVYGRGFKVKQLETSGVADDLTHLNYAFGNIHHQTLTCFEANKAQGEGPNGSDGAGDAYADYGMSYAADASVSGTADTWDQPLAGSFNQLKQLKAKHPGLKVLLSLGGWTWSKNFSLAAATPESRRKLVSSCIDLYIKGNLPVIDGRGGAGSAAGVFDGFDIDWEWPGSPNGNAGNHVDPVNDRANFKALLAEFRSQLDALGATTGKDYQLSAFLPANPQDIEAGGWNDPAIFRSLDFGNIQGYDLWGAWDPKLTGHQGNLYADPADPRPDGKRFSVDESVREYLDAGISPSQLGLGMAAYGRGWQGATSAQPWGPATAAAPGTYEAGNEDYDKLKTRGTDHYDAATGAAWRYDGNQWWTYDNVSTIRQKAAYAISQRLGGGMWWELSGDRQGELIGTFADAMRNGTGGPVEEPDPTDPPTEEPTDPPTDPPGGAAAWSATTVYVAGDRVTYGGHLWEAKWWTQGNTPGTEEWGPWKDLGTA; this is encoded by the coding sequence ATGCATGTCGCCTTGCCCCCACGAAGATCACGCCGGATCGCCGGCCTTCTCATCGGCGCACTCGCCGGAGCACTCGCCCTCACCGGCACGCTCGCCCTCACCAGCAGCCCGTCCAGCGCATCGCTGAAGGCGGCCGCCGCGGAGCCGACCGCCATCAACGGCTACCGCAACGTCGGCTACTTCGTGCAGTGGGGCGTCTACGGCCGCGGCTTCAAGGTCAAGCAGCTCGAGACGTCCGGCGTCGCCGACGACCTGACCCACCTCAACTACGCCTTCGGCAACATCCACCACCAGACCCTGACCTGCTTCGAGGCCAACAAGGCCCAGGGCGAAGGGCCCAACGGCTCCGACGGGGCCGGTGACGCCTACGCCGACTACGGGATGTCGTACGCAGCCGACGCATCCGTCTCCGGCACGGCCGACACCTGGGACCAGCCCCTGGCCGGCTCCTTCAACCAGCTCAAGCAGCTCAAGGCGAAGCACCCGGGCCTGAAGGTCCTGCTCTCGCTGGGCGGCTGGACCTGGTCGAAGAACTTCTCCCTGGCCGCGGCGACCCCGGAGTCGCGCCGCAAGCTCGTCTCCTCGTGCATCGACCTCTACATCAAGGGCAACCTGCCGGTGATCGACGGCCGCGGTGGCGCCGGTTCGGCCGCCGGTGTCTTCGACGGCTTCGACATCGACTGGGAGTGGCCGGGCTCGCCCAACGGCAACGCCGGCAACCACGTCGACCCGGTCAACGACCGCGCCAACTTCAAGGCGCTGCTGGCCGAGTTCCGCTCCCAGCTGGACGCCCTGGGCGCGACCACGGGCAAGGACTACCAGCTCTCGGCCTTCCTCCCGGCCAACCCGCAGGACATCGAGGCCGGCGGCTGGAACGACCCGGCGATCTTCCGCTCGCTCGACTTCGGCAACATCCAGGGCTACGACCTGTGGGGCGCCTGGGACCCGAAGCTCACCGGCCACCAGGGCAACCTCTACGCCGACCCCGCCGACCCGCGCCCCGACGGCAAGCGGTTCAGCGTAGACGAGTCGGTCCGGGAGTACCTCGACGCCGGGATCTCGCCGTCCCAGCTCGGCCTGGGCATGGCGGCCTACGGTCGCGGCTGGCAGGGCGCGACCTCGGCCCAGCCGTGGGGGCCGGCGACGGCCGCGGCACCCGGGACGTACGAGGCGGGCAACGAGGACTACGACAAGCTCAAGACCCGCGGCACCGACCACTACGACGCCGCCACCGGCGCCGCCTGGCGCTACGACGGCAACCAGTGGTGGACCTACGACAACGTGTCCACCATCAGGCAGAAGGCGGCCTACGCGATCTCCCAGCGCCTCGGCGGAGGCATGTGGTGGGAGCTGTCCGGGGACCGCCAGGGCGAGCTGATCGGCACCTTCGCCGACGCCATGCGCAACGGCACCGGTGGTCCGGTCGAGGAGCCGGACCCGACCGACCCGCCGACCGAGGAGCCGACCGACCCGCCGACCGACCCGCCGGGCGGCGCGGCCGCGTGGTCGGCCACGACGGTGTACGTGGCGGGTGACCGCGTCACCTACGGCGGCCACCTGTGGGAGGCCAAGTGGTGGACCCAGGGCAACACTCCCGGCACCGAGGAGTGGGGCCCGTGGAAGGACCTCGGGACCGCCTGA
- the leuD gene encoding 3-isopropylmalate dehydratase small subunit, whose amino-acid sequence MDKFTTHTGTGVPLRRSNVDTDQIIPAVYLKRVTRTGFEDGLFAAWRNDPTFVLNNEAYAGASVLVAGPDFGTGSSREHAVWALMDYGFRVVISSRFGDIFRGNSGKAGLLAAKVDEKVVQKLWDYLDNPGAQITVDLESRTVRAGEGVDAIEDSFDIDDYTRWRLLEGLDDIGITLSHADDIAAYEATRPSFKPVTQHA is encoded by the coding sequence ATGGACAAGTTCACCACCCACACCGGCACCGGCGTGCCGCTGCGCCGCAGCAACGTCGACACCGACCAGATCATCCCGGCGGTCTACCTCAAGCGCGTCACCCGCACTGGCTTCGAGGACGGCCTCTTCGCCGCGTGGCGCAACGACCCGACCTTCGTGCTCAACAACGAGGCGTACGCCGGGGCCTCCGTGCTCGTCGCCGGTCCCGACTTCGGCACCGGCTCCTCGCGCGAGCACGCCGTCTGGGCGCTGATGGACTACGGCTTCCGCGTCGTCATCTCCAGCCGCTTCGGCGACATCTTCCGCGGGAACTCCGGCAAGGCCGGCCTGCTCGCGGCGAAGGTCGACGAGAAGGTCGTCCAGAAGCTGTGGGACTACCTCGACAACCCCGGCGCCCAGATCACGGTCGACCTCGAGTCGCGCACCGTCCGGGCCGGCGAGGGTGTCGACGCCATCGAGGACTCCTTCGACATCGACGACTACACCCGCTGGCGCCTCCTCGAGGGCCTCGACGACATCGGCATCACGCTGTCCCACGCCGACGACATCGCGGCGTACGAGGCCACCCGGCCCTCTTTCAAGCCGGTCACCCAGCACGCCTGA